The nucleotide window TTAAATGATAAAAGcaaatttaccaacatttctgaaaatggaaatatagcGTAAGGTAATGGACCTCTTCATGTGCTGTAGGATGCTTCTCGGCCTCCATTGATCAAATAATTAATTCTGATAAACTGTTACCCCGAGATGATACATTTAAATCTGAATTTTAGAACATACATTTTGTTGCACTGAAGCCCAAGTACCATCAAATGCATTGTATTCCTTGGTCTCATTCCATCTCGTAATTTGTTCAGTTTTGCGACACATTCGAAACGTTATCATGCAGACAACATCACGGTCACATTTTCTTTCATAGAGCAAAACCTAGGATGATTGGACTGTCACCATGACATACACATGTGATAACCAATGAAACACAGCTATGGACTATGTTAAACCAGACATTCATCCTATCTTTTGATTAGAGGATGTTTACAGGCTATCACATTACGGAGGTTTAGCCCAGAGAAAAGAGCACACATAAGAAATGGATGCACTCCTCAGGAGAAAATCAATGCACCCTTAATAACAGATCGTTAGTGACTCTGTAAGGGGAGCGCTTTTAATGTAAACAGCTCACTCTCACCTAAGGATGAAGACCGATATCACACCAGGCTACATGTACAGATATTGGATCTTCATTTTATCACCCTGTTCCAGGAGAACTTTCTGGAAATgttaaacttgtagtgtatttgaggtttaaaaaaggcttctgaagtttgtaatttccacttagaaatttcagacttgattttcccctTAAGAAAAATATATCAACCCCTGCCAAAATGTctatgaattataatccacataacaattcacagtttctgttgctgcaggattcatTTCCTGCTGTAGAAAGCTGGCTCAAAATAAGATCCTACATCTTCATACTGACCGATTGTCATGATCACAGGATATCCAAAGAGACGGCACAGCGTGATCAGTTTCCCTTTTTTGTCTGTGCGTTTGCTTATTTAATGATGTGCGTTCAAAGGGTTAGTATACATGTATGTATTTTGTTTGGACACAGAGTTGTTTAATTCCATAGGGAGCTTACTCCTTTGTTTAAACTTTTTGGAAGTGAACACCATGATTTACTCAGACCCTTAACCGCTCTGTTATGGGTCAATGTGTAGTGGCTAGATTCTAAATAGATACGCCTCTGGATTTGTATACACAATCGCCAGCTCCTGAATTTGCTGTGTTTCAGCTTGCTTTTAAGACATCTATAGTTTTGGCTCAAGCACTGTGGCGGCTTGTGGGAAGACTCAATTCTGGTCGATTGCAGTTAAAACCAAATTAAAACCACAATTTTCTACACCATTTCCAACCAGATGGGTTGTTGTCAGACACTTTCAGTAAAAatattttttcctctctctctttctctctctctctctctctctctctctctctctctgtccctctctgcagCCTCTGCCATGCGGCGCCGCTGGCTTATGGTGCCTCTGCTCATGCAGGTGTGGCTGGCAGCATCTCCGTCCCTCAGCGAGCGTCCATGCCCCAAGAGCTGTCGCTGCGATGGGAAAATTGTCTACTGTGAGTCCAGCGGTTTTCGCGATGTGCCCAAGAACCTCTCAGGGGGCTGCCAAGGTCTGTCCTTACGCTACAACAGTCTGGTCAGTCTCAGAGCTGGACAGTTTGTGGGCCTCAACCAGCTCATCTGGCTCTACTTAGACCACAACTACATTGCCTCTGTAGACGTACTGGCCTTCCAAGGCGTCCGAAGGCTCAAGGAGCTGATACTGAGCTCAAACAAGATCACAATGCTCCACAACACCACTTTCCACCCTGTACCCAACCTCCGCAACCTGGACCTGTCTTACAACAAACTGGCATCTCTGCAGCCGGGCCAGTTCCAGGGCCTCCGCAAGCTCCTCAGCCTGCACATGCGCTCCAACTCCTTGAAAAGCATTCCTGTGCGTCTGTTCCAGGACTGCAGAAACCTGGAGTTCCTGGACCTGGGCTACAACCGCCTGCGCAGCATCACACGCAACGCCTTCTCAGGCCTGCTGAAGCTGACCGAGCTGCACCTGGAGCACAACCAGTTTTCCAAGATAAACTTTTCCCACTTCCCACGCCTCTACAACCTGCGGGCGCTGTACCTGCAGTGGAATCGCATCCGCTCCATGAGCCAGGGCCTGACCTGGACCTGGACCTCCCTGCAGAAGCTGGACCTGTCTGGCAATGATCTGCAAGAGGTGGATGCTACAGTCTACCAATGCTTGCCCAACCTTCAAACACTCAATCTGGATTCCAACAAGCTGACCAACGTGTCCCAGGAGACTGTGTCTGCCTGGATCTCTCTGATCACCATCAGCCTGGCGGGGAACGTGTGGGACTGTGGTCCTGTGGTCTGCCCCCTGGTGGTCTGGCTGAGGAACTTCAAGGGGAACAAGGAGAACAACATGATATGCGCTGCCCCCAAGGAAGCGCAGGGAGAGAAGGTCATGGATGCTGTTGAGACCCACAGTGTGTGCCGGGATAACTCAATCACACCCATCACGGCCAGCGCCCCACCCACACCATCTAATGACCCAGACCAGACAGAGCGCCGCCCAGTCTACCCCACACCACCCACACAAggtgggaagagggaggagggatccAAAGGAGGCCCTACGTCTCCAGCTGTTACCTCGGTTGTGGCGCCACCACCTGAACAGTTTGAGCCTGTGTCCTTTCACAAGATAGTGGCGGGGAGCGTTGCCCTGTTCTTGTCTGTGGTGATGATCCTGTTGGTGATCTACGTTTCGTGGAAGCGCTATCCCAGCAGTGTCAAACAGCTGCAGGAGCACTCGGCCGCAGCTCGTAAGCGTCGGAAAAAAGCCAGAGAGACGGAGCGCACGCTGAGTTCCCCACTGCAGGAGTACTATGTGGACTACAAGCCCACCAATTCGGAGGCCATGGACGTGCTTGTCAATGGGACTGGCTCCTGCACCTACACCATCTCAGGCTCCAGGGAATGCGAGGTATGACCCACACCATCCGCCACCCCTCCTAATCAAATCTCTTCCACAGCGAGGCAACCTGAGGTAAATGTTTACTGCTTTTGATTGATATTACATCAGTGGCTTTATTTCCGTATCTCCCCTCTAGGATTGGCTGTAGCTTTGTTTTGGTAAGGAATGGTGTGCTCTTTGTGGGATGTCGCTATCCTTGCCTTGAGTAGTTTTCATTGTGATCAAAGAAGAGTTATGCTATTCACTTACACCCTTGTCTCTGTTAATAAGAGGAAAAACATTTTTTGATGTAACATTGTGTTGAAATGCAATACGTACAAACGATTAGATTTCCTATCCTGAATAATTTCACTAGCTTGTTTGTGATAAGTTACAGTTTTTTACCCATGTATTCTGAGAGGTGGATTCAATTGCTTATTTAGGTGCAGTTTTTACCCATGTATTCTGAGAGGTGGATTCAATTGCTTATTTAGGTGCAGTTTTTACCCATGTATTCTGAGAGGTGGATTCAATTGCTTATTTAGGTGCAATTTTTACCCATGTATTCTGAGAGGTGGATTCAATTGCTTATTTAGGTGCAGTTTTTACCCATGTATTCTGAGAGGTGGATTCAATTGCTTATTTAGGTGCAGTTTTTACCCATGTATTCTGAGAGGTGGATTCAATTGCTTATTTAGGTGCAGTTTTTACCCATGTATTCTGAGAGGTGGATTCAATTGCTTATTTAGGTGCAGTTTTTACCCATGTATTCTGAGAGGTGGATTCAATTGCTTATTTAGGTGCAGTTTTTACCCACCAAAATGCCAAAGGCATTTTTGTTTGTGTTTATCATATCTCAGTTCTGTTTTCAATTAGCCACTTTGTTTGTGGGGAGATTCATCCCTAGACACTTGGAATGATAATGGACACTGTTGTGACAGCAAGAAGATTCCCTCTCCACTGATGACTTTATCCTACAACTATTATAGCCCAGACTCACAATGGATGCCGGTAAAAACATCATACACAGCTTCCTCTGACTAGCTTACAGGtgtacaacagacacacacacacacatacaaacaaacacacacacacacacacacatgcatgtacttTTACAAATATTAATTGTTTAAAACTTCCATAAGGAGTGCGACTGGGAATGTTTGAATTCACTGGACAAATGAATCATTAGACAAACAAAAAGATAAAACACACTGTGGGACAAAGTCCGGTGCTTCTCTTTCTTTTGGAATCACCTTGTTTTTGACAACATAGTAGAATCTCAACAGATAGAAACCAAGCATACATTTCACGTCATTTAAACGTTTACATTTGCTCCTACTGTTTCTTTTGTCCTCTATGTTGcgtcaccccccaaaaaaaaagtttGTTTATTTTCAGAACTGTATTTTATGAAATGTTGTTTTCTTCAGATAACTTGTAAATGGTCTTCAATCAGGTCTGGTTAAACTGGTCTTGGATCAGTGTTTCAAGGCGTATTCTCTGTGTTCACTGTGACCGTTTAGCTCTGATGCTGTTAAAAGTGTCTTTTTGTATTCTGACGTATGCCTTTGAAGacagtgtgtttgtctgtctgtctgtctggctgtggaTTTTATGACTTTGGTGATTTGGCAACACTCATATGCTTTTTTTATACGCTGTGTTACGCAATATTTACAAGGTAGGGAATTGCTCAAATGGGTCTTCAACAAGTTCAAAGGAAAAGGATACACTAATATTCATCTGCAATTTCAGGTCATTTTTTCCTTTCTTCTTTTGGACAACTCATATTTATTCAGGCCTGAAAATGCGACAAGCAAAACCGTGTTTGCTAACAGGatacaaaaaaaatgtacatttgtCTTATGACATCACAGTGTTCCTGAGATAAATGTATGTTTATTTCCCATAAAAAGCAAGATCATTAAGTCAGATTGTTAATGGCTTGAACAGCATCACACCACAAAACACTCTGAGGATTGCCGGGGGCAAAAAAAATTGGTCTGCAATTCAGCAGGCAAGCTGAACTTAGATGGTAGTGTCTTTAGTTGACAATTAGGCATGCGGGGGACTTCAAACACTCACCGTTAGTGAGAGaatatctctctcatcctcctaaTCCTGTCTCTTACACACTGCGGTTCTGTGCCGTCGCTTTTCACAATGCCTTTTGATCCTTGCTTAATGAGGGTGTTAGATCACCAATATAGCAATCGGATTACCTGGAAAAGAAGCAAAGACTGCTCTCTTCCTTAACATTTTCCCCAAGGCAACCCAAGTGCATCTTTATTGGTACTCT belongs to Oncorhynchus keta strain PuntledgeMale-10-30-2019 chromosome 9, Oket_V2, whole genome shotgun sequence and includes:
- the LOC118387601 gene encoding leucine-rich repeat transmembrane neuronal protein 4, translating into MSSAMRRRWLMVPLLMQVWLAASPSLSERPCPKSCRCDGKIVYCESSGFRDVPKNLSGGCQGLSLRYNSLVSLRAGQFVGLNQLIWLYLDHNYIASVDVLAFQGVRRLKELILSSNKITMLHNTTFHPVPNLRNLDLSYNKLASLQPGQFQGLRKLLSLHMRSNSLKSIPVRLFQDCRNLEFLDLGYNRLRSITRNAFSGLLKLTELHLEHNQFSKINFSHFPRLYNLRALYLQWNRIRSMSQGLTWTWTSLQKLDLSGNDLQEVDATVYQCLPNLQTLNLDSNKLTNVSQETVSAWISLITISLAGNVWDCGPVVCPLVVWLRNFKGNKENNMICAAPKEAQGEKVMDAVETHSVCRDNSITPITASAPPTPSNDPDQTERRPVYPTPPTQGGKREEGSKGGPTSPAVTSVVAPPPEQFEPVSFHKIVAGSVALFLSVVMILLVIYVSWKRYPSSVKQLQEHSAAARKRRKKARETERTLSSPLQEYYVDYKPTNSEAMDVLVNGTGSCTYTISGSRECEAPHQMGALTYYRYEQPIVDYCQAHQPLRLNMGYEGPPQGLEELGPRERATIQTVALPTVPSATMGVRARPRSPPSILRVPSEGTGGPFPPPERTTTLTFGR